One Bacteroidia bacterium DNA window includes the following coding sequences:
- a CDS encoding nucleotidyl transferase AbiEii/AbiGii toxin family protein, with protein sequence MNILSDAHRKLLEDLLTGKVTFLLVGGYAVNYHGYPRYTADLDIWLKPDNANKKSLLSLLEDYGFDAESIMRVQELNFSEAHSFHIGKNEARVDFMTKASGLQFHEAFQHHVILKLEDIEVPVIHFQDLIVNKLMSGRPQDRADVDMLQNIHKYRNKP encoded by the coding sequence ATGAATATTCTCTCCGATGCCCATAGAAAGCTGTTAGAAGATCTTTTGACCGGAAAGGTCACCTTCCTGCTTGTGGGCGGCTATGCAGTGAATTATCATGGCTATCCCCGCTATACAGCGGATTTAGATATTTGGCTAAAGCCTGACAATGCCAACAAGAAAAGTCTCTTATCGCTGCTTGAAGATTATGGTTTTGATGCAGAAAGTATAATGCGGGTCCAAGAGCTAAATTTTTCAGAAGCGCACTCATTTCATATTGGAAAAAATGAGGCACGAGTTGATTTTATGACCAAAGCTTCAGGGTTGCAGTTTCATGAAGCATTTCAGCATCATGTAATCCTAAAACTTGAAGATATAGAAGTGCCGGTTATTCACTTTCAGGATTTAATTGTGAATAAGCTAATGAGCGGCAGGCCGCAGGACAGAGCCGATGTAGATATGCTTCAGAATATTCATAAATATCGAAATAAGCCATGA
- the cas1 gene encoding type II CRISPR-associated endonuclease Cas1 — MIKRTIYFSNPARLSIKLDQLLVQNKETGEERQVPVEDIGFVILDHPQLTYTHAVLQKLSANNCSVMVCDDKHLPAALIHPFQGNTIQNQVYRNQLEASMPLQKQLWQQTIKAKITNQALLLERLGKDGTSLKRFATQVKSGDTTNMEARAAKVYWYRLFELDSFRRERFGPAPNDQLNYGYAVLRAAVARALAGSGLLPALGIHHHNKYNAFCLADDIMEPYRPFVDNIVYGLWEAGDIDTYLSQENKMRLLEVLTCDIAINKMTSPLMVGLSQTTSSLVQCFTGQRKTVKYPKIPSAYAA, encoded by the coding sequence ATGATCAAGCGAACCATCTACTTCAGCAATCCTGCCCGGTTATCCATCAAACTTGATCAACTGCTGGTGCAAAACAAGGAAACCGGTGAAGAGCGCCAGGTTCCGGTAGAAGATATTGGCTTCGTGATCCTGGATCATCCGCAGTTGACATACACCCATGCGGTGCTGCAGAAGCTGAGCGCCAATAACTGCTCGGTGATGGTATGTGATGACAAGCATTTGCCCGCTGCTCTGATCCATCCTTTCCAGGGCAACACAATTCAGAACCAAGTGTACCGCAACCAGCTCGAGGCTTCGATGCCACTGCAGAAGCAGCTTTGGCAGCAGACCATAAAGGCCAAGATCACCAATCAGGCACTGTTGCTGGAGCGCCTGGGTAAAGATGGCACTTCCCTGAAACGCTTTGCCACGCAGGTAAAAAGTGGCGACACCACCAATATGGAGGCGCGTGCTGCAAAGGTGTATTGGTATCGCTTGTTTGAATTAGATAGCTTCAGGCGGGAGCGGTTTGGCCCGGCTCCGAATGATCAACTGAATTATGGCTATGCGGTACTACGGGCGGCTGTGGCGCGGGCACTGGCCGGTTCAGGATTGCTGCCTGCGCTCGGCATTCATCATCATAATAAATACAATGCCTTCTGCCTGGCAGATGACATAATGGAACCTTACCGCCCGTTTGTGGACAACATCGTATATGGGCTTTGGGAAGCCGGTGATATTGACACGTACCTCTCGCAGGAAAACAAGATGCGATTGCTGGAGGTACTTACCTGTGACATTGCGATCAACAAGATGACCAGCCCGCTGATGGTGGGCCTTTCGCAAACCACTTCTTCGCTTGTACAATGCTTCACGGGGCAGCGAAAGACTGTGAAGTACCCGAAAATTCCATCAGCCTATGCGGCTTAA
- the cas2 gene encoding CRISPR-associated endonuclease Cas2, whose amino-acid sequence MRLNAYRIMWLFVFFDLPTDTKKDRKNYGVFRKKLLKDGFSMMQFSVYIRHCPSSENADVHQKRVQANLPPKGQVSIIRITDKQYGQITNFWGKEQEPLAPAARQLELF is encoded by the coding sequence ATGCGGCTTAATGCTTACCGGATCATGTGGCTGTTCGTATTCTTTGACCTGCCTACCGATACTAAGAAAGACCGGAAGAATTATGGCGTTTTCAGAAAAAAGCTCCTGAAGGATGGCTTTTCCATGATGCAGTTTTCGGTATATATCCGCCACTGTCCAAGCAGCGAAAATGCTGATGTACACCAGAAGCGTGTGCAGGCCAACCTACCGCCCAAGGGCCAGGTCAGCATTATTCGCATTACGGATAAACAGTACGGGCAGATCACCAACTTCTGGGGAAAAGAGCAGGAGCCGCTGGCCCCGGCAGCCCGGCAGTTGGAGCTTTTCTGA
- a CDS encoding hemerythrin domain-containing protein yields MAPIKRHEALKTLSRDHHHGLLLCFKIRQGIKNGTSFKDIKKYLDFFFENHLRAHFREEEEHVFPVLGNDHPLVKTALSQHRSLETLFTTVDDPGRTIPIIENELEQHIRFEERQLFNIIQLEATTEQLKYLMNVLSHETHDPDKDWPDHFWKQN; encoded by the coding sequence ATGGCACCAATCAAACGACATGAAGCATTGAAAACCCTGAGCCGTGATCACCACCACGGTTTATTGCTTTGCTTTAAAATAAGACAGGGTATTAAGAACGGCACTTCATTTAAGGACATCAAAAAGTATCTGGATTTCTTTTTCGAGAACCATTTAAGGGCGCATTTCCGGGAAGAAGAAGAGCATGTTTTTCCGGTATTAGGCAACGACCATCCACTGGTGAAAACAGCCCTGAGCCAGCATCGGAGCCTTGAGACGCTCTTCACCACCGTGGACGACCCCGGGCGCACCATTCCCATTATTGAAAACGAGCTGGAGCAACACATCCGGTTTGAGGAGCGGCAGCTTTTCAATATAATACAACTAGAAGCCACCACTGAGCAATTAAAATATCTGATGAACGTTCTGTCCCACGAAACGCATGATCCAGACAAGGATTGGCCAGATCATTTCTGGAAACAAAATTAA
- the ric gene encoding iron-sulfur cluster repair di-iron protein: MKAMENKPIGELVAENYRTATVFKKYKIDFCCQGGRTISEACERKGVDITMLVTELQEAMQKPDASVTDFQSWPLDLLADYIEKKHHRCVEQRTQEIKPFLDKLCRVHGERHPELFKINELFTISAGELAQHMKKEELILFPYIRKMVNSGKPNPGMEQPHFGSVKNPIQMIMHEHDTEGERFRQIAELSNDYNPPEDACNTYSVTFALLKEFEDDLHLHIHLENNILFPQTIAREKQLQEAESETAS; the protein is encoded by the coding sequence ATGAAAGCAATGGAAAATAAACCGATTGGCGAGCTGGTGGCTGAAAATTACAGAACCGCCACAGTATTTAAGAAATACAAAATTGACTTTTGTTGCCAGGGTGGGCGTACGATCAGCGAAGCCTGCGAGCGCAAAGGTGTGGACATTACCATGCTGGTAACCGAACTGCAGGAAGCAATGCAGAAGCCGGATGCATCCGTTACCGATTTTCAAAGCTGGCCGCTGGACCTGCTGGCCGACTACATTGAGAAGAAGCACCACCGGTGTGTGGAGCAGCGTACGCAGGAGATCAAGCCTTTTCTTGACAAACTTTGCCGCGTTCATGGCGAACGCCATCCTGAACTCTTTAAGATCAACGAACTCTTCACTATCTCAGCCGGAGAACTGGCGCAACACATGAAAAAAGAAGAGCTGATCCTGTTCCCTTATATTCGCAAGATGGTAAATTCCGGAAAACCAAATCCCGGAATGGAGCAGCCTCATTTCGGCAGCGTGAAAAACCCCATTCAGATGATAATGCACGAGCATGACACTGAAGGCGAACGTTTTCGCCAAATCGCGGAACTCAGCAATGATTATAACCCTCCGGAAGATGCCTGCAATACGTATAGCGTAACCTTCGCATTGCTCAAAGAATTTGAGGATGATCTGCACCTGCATATCCATCTAGAGAACAACATCTTGTTTCCACAGACCATAGCCAGAGAAAAACAATTGCAGGAAGCTGAATCAGAAACCGCGAGTTGA
- a CDS encoding Rrf2 family transcriptional regulator has product MFSKACEYGIKAMIIIAQDLKGNQWVSLKEIAGKINSPVAFTAKILQILSREGLLLSSKGASGGFQLSAPAREINLAHIVIAIDGNGVFTKCGLGLEQCNSLKPCPVHFKFSKVREQLAEMMYNTNLEELSKGLKEGMSYLKV; this is encoded by the coding sequence ATGTTCTCAAAAGCGTGCGAGTACGGCATAAAAGCAATGATCATCATTGCGCAGGACCTTAAAGGAAACCAGTGGGTGAGCCTGAAGGAAATTGCGGGGAAGATCAACTCTCCGGTGGCATTTACGGCCAAGATTCTTCAGATCCTCAGCAGGGAGGGGCTGTTGCTTTCGAGCAAAGGGGCTTCCGGAGGATTTCAGCTTTCTGCTCCTGCCCGGGAAATCAACCTCGCCCATATCGTGATCGCAATTGATGGAAATGGCGTCTTTACGAAATGTGGGCTGGGCCTGGAGCAGTGTAATTCCCTTAAACCTTGCCCGGTCCACTTCAAGTTTAGCAAGGTGCGCGAACAGCTCGCTGAAATGATGTACAATACCAACTTGGAGGAGCTGTCGAAAGGCTTGAAGGAAGGCATGAGTTATTTAAAAGTGTGA
- a CDS encoding type II toxin-antitoxin system ParD family antitoxin: protein MNVSLTDKQKKYIARQLEEGTYQNASELIREALRLHHILARMCQSKPIHIGQICPN from the coding sequence ATGAATGTAAGTCTTACTGATAAGCAGAAAAAATACATTGCCCGGCAGCTTGAAGAGGGGACCTACCAAAATGCGAGCGAACTGATTCGTGAGGCGCTGCGGCTGCACCATATTTTAGCCAGAATGTGTCAATCAAAACCCATTCATATCGGACAAATATGTCCTAATTAG
- a CDS encoding DUF6364 family protein, translating to MKNVTLSMPVDLLRKSREYARRHGTTLNQMIRDLLKRQVEKEESSVADAIIEHAQKTAVIANYKWNRENAYEK from the coding sequence ATGAAAAATGTAACGCTAAGTATGCCTGTAGATTTACTGAGAAAAAGCCGGGAATATGCACGCAGGCACGGAACCACCCTGAACCAGATGATACGCGATTTGCTGAAGCGTCAGGTTGAAAAAGAGGAATCATCAGTGGCTGATGCCATTATCGAACATGCACAAAAAACCGCTGTAATAGCGAACTATAAATGGAATCGTGAAAATGCGTATGAAAAATAA
- a CDS encoding PKD domain-containing protein, translated as MNQQDLASGNLFVFLLVSCISIREEARAMKSFNQIYKSKGKKLYLILFYILILMLISAYQAKASHLMASDIQWQCLGDSTYRITIAIYRDCNGQELIHGSRININGINCDFNRSVVAIMASPVDITPVCAGICTRCTRPCNFPYGIQKILLTTIVDFSDVDCCQFEISWRMNARNGIITTGMANQYFFISAMLDICNAPCNNSPVFTNMPIGMACINQCIIYNQGVTDVEDDSLVYSFTPPLSNSTISGSYLPPFSFTRPLYFDGFPIADHTFNQTTCLGFHLDSMNGDLKFKPTQSQVTVMAIKVEEFRNGLKIGEIRRDFQLIIMQCPANDIPVLSGINGTSQYSVATCPGQQICFDIYSEDEDVDDSLTMSWNNGIPGGIFTSTTAKRPEGKFCWTPNENHVRQASYYFTVNLKDNACPLVATTASAFSVSVKPALAIQAPNDICAGSNINFQTDATHFSAIQWESSGNGTFTFVDSFTGTYEPSQAEIDTGFVALRAYSADSSICLERSDETIINIHPIPEITFTSDGEEICSLPLKVQFRSEGKISRGSISSYAWDFGDGQQSTAAHPQIIYEDPDIYSVNLEVVSDQNCSAANTIDIRVRPVGTIKLDAPKEICADNKINFSAEVSHLDSLHWESSGSGTFAFIDNFTGTYEPSPADIDTGSVKLRANSEGRSGCPMISEELIIDIHPIPEISIAYDGDVSCSVPRKLQFINETFISRGSISSYEWDFGDGQFSTETNPAVIYEVPGLYTLRLKVTSDHNCTAEYIHDEPFRISVPPVAAFDADPERTSIVYPQINFINNSTQTIDPEFEWNFGDYLTGDGGRSKEFEPQYSYRDTGQFRIQLVVINSNGCEDTAYQEIYIYPELLVYIPNIFSPNGLGPHQNEVFRPSVFGAAEYLFQVYNRWGEKLFESNDQEMGWNGNFKGHPCPENSFLYVLRIKDIEGKSYRYTGTVTVIR; from the coding sequence TTGAACCAGCAAGACCTGGCATCAGGAAACCTTTTCGTCTTTCTCCTCGTCTCTTGTATATCAATAAGAGAAGAAGCCAGAGCCATGAAGAGCTTTAACCAAATTTATAAATCAAAGGGGAAGAAGCTCTATCTAATATTGTTTTATATCCTGATCCTCATGTTAATATCCGCGTACCAGGCCAAAGCTTCTCACCTGATGGCATCCGACATTCAGTGGCAGTGCTTAGGCGACAGCACCTACCGGATCACCATTGCCATATATCGCGACTGCAATGGACAGGAATTAATCCATGGGTCAAGGATAAATATTAACGGGATCAATTGTGATTTTAATCGGAGCGTGGTGGCTATCATGGCGTCACCAGTGGATATTACCCCTGTCTGTGCCGGGATTTGCACCCGGTGCACCAGGCCTTGTAATTTTCCTTATGGTATTCAGAAGATTCTTCTCACAACTATTGTGGATTTTAGCGATGTGGATTGTTGCCAATTTGAAATTAGCTGGCGGATGAATGCCAGAAATGGCATAATTACTACGGGAATGGCCAACCAATACTTCTTTATCAGCGCTATGTTGGATATATGCAACGCGCCCTGTAACAATTCACCGGTTTTTACCAATATGCCGATTGGGATGGCCTGCATAAACCAATGCATCATTTACAATCAGGGCGTTACGGATGTGGAGGATGATTCGCTCGTATATAGCTTTACGCCCCCCTTGAGTAATAGTACCATTTCCGGCAGTTACCTGCCTCCATTTTCATTTACCCGGCCCCTTTATTTCGATGGATTTCCTATCGCAGATCATACTTTTAACCAAACTACATGTCTGGGTTTTCATCTTGATTCCATGAATGGTGATTTAAAATTTAAACCAACACAATCACAGGTAACCGTAATGGCGATCAAAGTAGAGGAGTTTCGCAACGGACTAAAGATAGGTGAAATTAGGCGCGATTTCCAATTGATCATTATGCAATGCCCGGCAAATGACATTCCCGTCCTCAGCGGCATCAACGGCACATCTCAGTATTCCGTTGCCACATGCCCCGGTCAGCAAATATGTTTTGATATTTATAGCGAAGATGAAGATGTGGATGATTCCTTAACGATGAGTTGGAACAATGGAATACCGGGAGGAATATTTACTAGCACCACGGCAAAAAGGCCGGAAGGAAAATTTTGCTGGACACCAAATGAGAACCACGTAAGACAAGCTTCATATTATTTTACAGTAAATCTGAAAGATAATGCGTGTCCGCTGGTGGCAACCACAGCCAGTGCATTCTCAGTATCAGTAAAACCTGCACTTGCAATACAGGCCCCCAACGATATCTGTGCCGGGAGCAATATAAATTTCCAGACAGATGCAACTCATTTTTCTGCCATACAGTGGGAAAGTTCAGGCAATGGCACATTTACGTTTGTAGATAGTTTTACCGGCACTTATGAACCCAGCCAGGCAGAGATTGATACAGGCTTTGTAGCACTCCGGGCTTACAGTGCAGATAGTTCAATTTGTCTTGAAAGATCGGATGAGACTATCATTAACATTCATCCAATTCCCGAAATTACTTTTACCTCCGATGGCGAGGAGATTTGTTCTTTGCCACTTAAAGTTCAGTTCAGAAGCGAGGGGAAAATCAGCCGTGGGAGCATTAGTAGTTACGCATGGGATTTTGGTGATGGACAGCAATCCACAGCGGCCCATCCTCAAATCATTTATGAAGATCCTGATATATATTCTGTCAACTTAGAGGTAGTTTCCGATCAGAACTGTTCTGCTGCCAATACAATTGATATCAGGGTAAGGCCCGTGGGTACGATTAAATTGGATGCCCCAAAAGAAATATGTGCAGACAACAAAATAAATTTCAGTGCAGAAGTAAGCCACCTGGATTCATTACATTGGGAAAGTTCCGGCAGCGGCACATTTGCTTTTATAGACAATTTTACCGGCACTTATGAACCCAGCCCGGCAGATATTGATACCGGTTCTGTAAAGCTCAGGGCTAATAGTGAAGGGCGTTCAGGTTGTCCAATGATATCAGAAGAGCTTATTATAGACATTCATCCTATTCCTGAAATTTCCATTGCATACGATGGAGATGTGAGTTGTTCGGTGCCGCGCAAACTTCAGTTTATTAATGAGACGTTCATAAGCCGAGGGAGCATCAGCAGTTATGAATGGGATTTTGGTGACGGACAGTTTTCTACTGAAACCAATCCTGCAGTAATATATGAAGTACCTGGCTTATATACCTTGAGATTAAAGGTTACTTCCGATCATAATTGTACGGCTGAATATATTCATGATGAACCTTTTCGAATTAGCGTGCCGCCCGTGGCAGCATTTGATGCCGATCCTGAAAGGACATCCATCGTTTATCCACAAATCAATTTCATTAATAATTCAACCCAAACTATTGATCCCGAATTTGAATGGAATTTTGGTGACTACCTGACCGGTGATGGTGGAAGATCAAAGGAATTTGAGCCGCAATACAGTTATCGTGACACAGGTCAATTCCGTATTCAACTTGTGGTAATAAATAGCAACGGCTGTGAGGATACCGCGTATCAGGAAATTTACATTTACCCGGAGCTACTGGTATATATTCCAAATATTTTCTCTCCAAATGGATTGGGGCCTCATCAGAATGAAGTGTTCAGGCCTTCCGTGTTTGGGGCGGCTGAGTACCTCTTCCAGGTATATAACCGGTGGGGCGAAAAGCTCTTTGAATCAAACGATCAAGAAATGGGATGGAACGGCAATTTCAAAGGACATCCATGCCCGGAGAATTCCTTTTTGTACGTTTTAAGGATTAAAGACATTGAAGGTAAAAGCTACCGGTATACCGGTACGGTTACCGTCATCCGATAA
- a CDS encoding T9SS type A sorting domain-containing protein, which yields MKKALTIAAMILMSVIVTAQTHSWELASKVDSAIALFGVKVQSDYAYTCGTLSGEFGSHGVIWRTADNGDTWNRVFVVIDSNANTNMHALDFWKDDMGLCVGNDPYITSSFVGKKAQIWRTTDHGSNWGPLNPIIGGFAEFRTIHDVHTPWPDLPFAYIAADDGIVGLSDNRGDTWAFVKLADTLSAVNAVHFITPEVGLVCNDNGEIYRTNDSGHTWMSVYSSPFFGLNDIHFNGAVGICAGGASNLITSADSGQTWSALSNPDMDFYNTAYVICPEDIRGAGEDGNEVVYSVDTGASFMNYLLPSGSGGEWIHKMDFYESKGMAVGTNGYVIRGNGNECLNTGIDNPATAHNLKLWPNPAENILKISLTDIDIEEVQIYSLEGIRFDFGLQKENSVYQLDIRQLPAGIYLIRINKSIARKFTKIDF from the coding sequence ATGAAAAAAGCTCTAACTATAGCCGCAATGATTTTAATGAGTGTTATTGTCACAGCACAAACTCACTCCTGGGAACTAGCCTCAAAGGTAGATTCGGCAATCGCTTTATTCGGAGTTAAAGTGCAATCAGACTATGCTTATACCTGCGGCACTTTGAGCGGGGAATTTGGTTCTCATGGGGTGATATGGCGAACGGCAGATAACGGGGATACCTGGAACAGGGTTTTTGTGGTTATTGATTCTAATGCCAATACAAACATGCATGCCCTGGATTTTTGGAAGGATGATATGGGGCTATGTGTAGGGAATGACCCCTATATTACCTCTTCGTTTGTAGGAAAAAAAGCACAAATCTGGAGAACTACTGATCATGGATCTAACTGGGGACCTCTCAATCCAATTATTGGTGGCTTTGCGGAATTCAGAACAATCCATGATGTTCATACACCCTGGCCGGATTTACCTTTTGCCTACATAGCTGCGGACGATGGAATTGTTGGCTTATCTGATAACCGGGGTGATACTTGGGCCTTTGTCAAATTAGCCGACACTTTATCTGCTGTAAATGCAGTTCATTTTATAACTCCTGAGGTTGGCCTGGTCTGTAATGACAATGGAGAAATATATCGCACAAATGATTCAGGCCATACCTGGATGTCAGTATATTCTTCACCCTTTTTTGGTTTAAATGATATTCATTTCAATGGTGCTGTGGGAATCTGTGCCGGAGGTGCTTCTAATCTTATCACCTCTGCGGATTCGGGGCAAACGTGGTCGGCTTTGTCAAATCCCGACATGGATTTTTACAATACTGCGTATGTCATCTGCCCTGAAGATATTCGTGGGGCGGGTGAAGATGGAAATGAAGTAGTTTATTCTGTAGATACCGGAGCCTCTTTTATGAATTATCTTCTTCCTTCAGGTTCCGGAGGAGAATGGATACATAAAATGGACTTTTATGAGAGTAAAGGAATGGCCGTTGGTACAAATGGATATGTCATCAGAGGAAACGGAAATGAATGCCTGAACACGGGAATAGATAACCCGGCAACTGCTCACAACCTTAAACTATGGCCTAATCCTGCTGAAAATATTCTGAAAATCAGCTTAACTGACATTGACATAGAAGAGGTGCAAATCTATTCTCTTGAAGGAATTCGATTTGATTTCGGGTTACAAAAAGAAAATAGCGTCTATCAATTGGATATCAGACAGCTCCCGGCTGGAATATACCTGATCCGTATAAATAAATCCATAGCTAGGAAATTTACTAAGATAGATTTTTAA
- the miaA gene encoding tRNA (adenosine(37)-N6)-dimethylallyltransferase MiaA, whose amino-acid sequence MQRSTVLLRHLISHRPTKYLIAVCGPTASGKTGLAVEIARQYQTSVLSADARQVYREMKIGTAPPTARELSAVPHYLIGNKSIAEDYSAAAYARDALNVLESLYQENDFAVLCGGSGLYIQALLQGFDSIPAVSPEIRQQLQQRLLQNGLEALQQELMEADPAGYRQIEIQNPQRVLRALEVSLGTGRPYSAFLGKEPLERPFTPIKLAIEWPREALYARINQRCDAMLEAGLLKEVEALLPFRQHQALQTVGYKEFFDYFDSKYSFDEAVLKFKQHTRNYAKRQLTWFRKDKTMRWFGPEAWGKTVGC is encoded by the coding sequence TTGCAGCGCTCCACTGTACTATTACGACATCTTATCAGTCATCGCCCCACAAAATATCTCATAGCGGTTTGCGGCCCCACCGCTTCAGGAAAAACCGGGCTGGCCGTAGAAATAGCGCGCCAATACCAGACATCTGTGCTTTCGGCTGATGCACGGCAGGTGTACCGCGAAATGAAAATTGGAACCGCTCCGCCTACTGCGCGTGAACTCAGCGCAGTTCCCCATTACTTGATCGGCAACAAATCCATTGCAGAAGATTATTCTGCCGCGGCCTATGCCCGGGATGCGCTGAACGTGTTAGAGTCGCTTTACCAGGAAAATGACTTTGCCGTATTGTGTGGAGGCTCCGGTCTTTATATTCAGGCATTGCTGCAAGGGTTTGATTCCATTCCCGCTGTAAGTCCGGAAATCCGCCAGCAATTGCAGCAGCGACTCCTGCAAAACGGGCTGGAGGCGCTGCAGCAAGAACTCATGGAGGCAGATCCAGCGGGCTACCGGCAGATAGAGATACAAAATCCGCAGCGGGTACTCCGGGCGCTGGAGGTATCACTGGGAACGGGCCGGCCTTATTCCGCCTTCTTAGGGAAGGAGCCGCTGGAACGGCCTTTCACGCCCATCAAACTCGCAATCGAATGGCCCCGGGAGGCGCTGTATGCGCGCATTAACCAAAGGTGTGATGCCATGCTGGAGGCCGGCCTGCTGAAAGAAGTTGAGGCACTCCTTCCATTCCGGCAGCATCAGGCGCTTCAGACGGTCGGATACAAAGAATTCTTCGATTATTTTGATAGCAAATACAGTTTTGATGAAGCCGTGCTGAAATTCAAGCAGCACACCCGCAACTACGCCAAGCGGCAATTGACCTGGTTCCGAAAAGACAAGACTATGCGTTGGTTCGGCCCGGAGGCATGGGGGAAGACTGTTGGCTGTTAG